The Dioscorea cayenensis subsp. rotundata cultivar TDr96_F1 unplaced genomic scaffold, TDr96_F1_v2_PseudoChromosome.rev07_lg8_w22 25.fasta BLBR01000073.1, whole genome shotgun sequence genome contains the following window.
ACAAACACTAAGCACTTGGTATACTGGGATGGATTTATTCTCTATTTCAATCTATACAAAAATGATTATATGGTTCAACCTTCAAGCAAAAGTTCCTACAGGGTATGGTGATATAAGGAGAACAATTGTTTCACTAAAAACACTAGATAGGAAAACATGGtcgtctattatttttatttttcttttttatgacaaaatactatttatattattcattatGTGTGTGTGAGAAAGGATTCCACCTCTTAACCTCCTGCATGGTACTCGCGCGCTTTACCATTGCGTTATACCAACATAGTCTTATTTTCGGAAATTAAACACTAGATATTCCATCCCTTTTAACCTACCATAGTTGTAATTTGCGTCAAACTAGAATGTAAACTATGAAAATTTCATGCTTCACAAACACACATCTGTCAACTTTCATTCCAGCCAACAGCGAAAACAAGTGACATGGAGTCACTCTTGTTAAagcaattaagccttagatttCTTCCTTTTATCAAATACCATGCATTAAAGTTCACATCAAAGAGTTCCAAAAAGAAATGTAGCTAAAGAACACACAAAACAAGCTCAATTTTGCAGTCTGTCTAAACATCAGATTAGCATCTATGCAGCAGATAAAGAATTTGCTACATCGATGACGAAACGATACCTCACATCAGCCTTAGCGAGCCTCTCAATGGCCTCATTCACATAGTCCATTTTGATGAGTTCGATATCGGCAGTTATGTTGTGTTTTCCGGCGAAGTCTATCATTTCCTGGGTATCCTTCAATCCCCCAATGCAACTTCCAGCCAATATTCTCCCAGCTAGCACAACAAAAATGCAGTATTTCTTATCACACCATGCATATGTAAATagagaagaagacaaaaaagtGGCATTAAAAGTTTGTTTAAATCCACAATTAGTCCCTAAACTATGTGTTTTCTGATACTAAGGTGTTCATTTATGTTAAGATGAAATGCTGCTACATTAGCATAAACAAACACTTGCTGGAGggattaaaataaacaaaatcatttaGTTTTGGGATTGATAGTGACTATAAACTTCAAAAATTTACACTCACCCATGATCAAAGGGAAAACTGGTAGCTCCAATGGCTTCTCTGGGGCTCCCACCAAGATCATCTTTCCATGGGTCTTCAGCAGAAAGATTAAGGGCATAAGCTGGTGAACAGCAGACACTGTGTTGATAATACCATCCATGGTCCCCATAGCAGCctaaatatcaaaacaaatatttagtTTCAGagttaaaaatttcaaaatcatataaGATGAATTTCCATAGTACCTGCATCTTCTCAGGATTGCTGCTAAGTAGGAATGCATCAGCTCCCAACATTTCAATAGCTTCCTTTTCCTTGTTAGGAGATGAGCTGATGACAGTAACTTTCATCCCAAATGCCTTTCCAAATTTCACAGCAACATGCCCAAGTCCACCAAGACCAACCACACCTAAATGCTTACCTGGTTCATTCAGCCCAAAGGTTTTCATTGGGCTGTAGACAGTGATTCCAGCACAGAGCAGAGGAGCACTCTTGTCTAGGGGCATGTTTTCAGGGAATCGAATAACAAAGTGCTCATTAACCACAATCATGTTGGAATATCCACCATAAGTCCTTGTTCCATCATGGTATACAGAACCATAGGTGAATATGATCTTTGGACAGTAGTTCTCCAGATCCTGTTTGCAATTTTCACAAGAACCGCAAGAACCAACTACGCAGCCAATACCAGCTTTGTCTCCGGTTTTAACTTTTGTAACATTCTTGCCAACTTCAGTTACAACACCAACGATCTCATGCCTGTACAGGAACAAGTGAGCACATTGATTAATTCTAACGAACCTTTGCGTTTTCGAGGGTATTGTATGATTGATGGACTCATGTACTCCAAATATAGCATTGCATTGATcggtttaagctttcaacatATTACACCAAACATTTTCCGTTAAATGGTTTATGTTATTTGAGTAATGGTCAAAATAGATGGTTTCCATTATATTATATGAAATTGCCTGACAAGTACCCTCAACTAAGTGTTGCATTAAACAAAGTCAAGATGGCATTTGCAATAGGTAACTACTTGCTATGAAGAAATAGGTTAACCAATAGTATCTCAATTATAAGGCTCTAATTACTTAGTATTCATCAGCCGCATGAATGAAGGGCCAAAGTCATAGATGTTACATGCACGTGTTACAGGGACGGTGAGCAACATCAGGCAGCATACATAGCCTTCTAATATCTGTTTCTCATTAGGGAGGACTAAAGTTTAAAGCCTTAAAGGATTAACAtctatgaaaataattatatataaaataaaaaggctAATAATAGGAGAGGCTAGAATATGTGGGAAAAGCTACTAACCTGAAGGATGTAGTTACATTATATCTCCAATCCtctattaacaataaataattaatacattCGAGATTGATAATAATGTATTTACCCAGGAACTACAGGGTATTTGGTTATTCCCCATTCGTTCTTGATGGTGTGTAGGTCTGAGTGGCATATCCCACAATATAATATCTTTAAAGTAATATCATCATCTCCATTAGTCCCTGCAAatcaatatgataaataattaattgccAGCATAAAACAGACAAAAATgctaaaattataaagaaagaaaaaaaatatctaactAAGCTCATCAAGGCTATAGGGtaaattactttttattgtgcataGTAAGTTTCACATACTTCAAAGGGTCTATTGAACTACTATAGGGAACAACATAAACAAGTTCTCCATAATGACAACTTTACCATCCATAACATAAGAGCATCTTTAGTGGAGGTTTAATAGAGTTCAATAAATGATGGAGCATTTTCATTGAGTATTTGGTGGGTTTGGTGGCTACCAAACGCTCAATGGGTGggtctcatcatttttttattttttaaaatttaaaaatgataagACTCAtatctttaaataattttatttaaaatttatttttttaattttatttttatcattacaaataaattattttttaaaaataatataataatttattattattattaatatattttaattattttattaatagtatttatgattttattaaataattataatagaaGAGTTAATTTAATAGGTAAAAATTTAATGGGTTGATAGTGGATGCCATTTAATAGTATAACTATTATGGGAGATAGTTTTATAGGTAAGAATTTAATGGATTAATAAGATGATATTCGCATTAAACTCTAGGATAGTCCAAAGATTAAAGATGCTCTAAATATGTACGTTTTCCCTATTGATAGATcaactcattaaatattaagaaatgatagataaatttatttttgataaatattgacAAGCAATATGTTATGGACAGACACAAATGAGGAGTTAAGC
Protein-coding sequences here:
- the LOC120253377 gene encoding probable mannitol dehydrogenase 1 yields the protein MAAATNGMCASPAEEHLRKAIGWAAMDPSGVLSPFNFSRRTNGDDDITLKILYCGICHSDLHTIKNEWGITKYPVVPGHEIVGVVTEVGKNVTKVKTGDKAGIGCVVGSCGSCENCKQDLENYCPKIIFTYGSVYHDGTRTYGGYSNMIVVNEHFVIRFPENMPLDKSAPLLCAGITVYSPMKTFGLNEPGKHLGVVGLGGLGHVAVKFGKAFGMKVTVISSSPNKEKEAIEMLGADAFLLSSNPEKMQAAMGTMDGIINTVSAVHQLMPLIFLLKTHGKMILVGAPEKPLELPVFPLIMAGRILAGSCIGGLKDTQEMIDFAGKHNITADIELIKMDYVNEAIERLAKADVRYRFVIDVANSLSAA